The genomic region GTGCTAGTGCAAGGGCAAAGGTAGAACAGGATAGGTATGAATGAGTAGATTGTGATTTGTATCCCTAGAGGAAATGCCTGGATCAAGGAGATAACATATCTATTTCAGTAAGTTGATAATGCTTTCTAGGAGTAGAAAGAGCTATGGCATCAGATGAGGGATAAATGACTACCCATAAGGGGAGCCAGGATGGACAAGGAATTATCAAGAAAGGTTTAATGGataattgttgttgtttacttgtttcattcatgtccagcacttcatgaccccatttggggttttcttggcgaagacaacggaatagtttgccatttcattcttcagctcattttacagattaggaactgaagcaaactggactaagtgattcgcccaggattacatggctagtaagtatctgagaccagatctgaactcaaaaaggtgaatcttcctgactctatccactgcactacctagctacaCTCTAATGGATAATGTCATTTTTAACTGAACTTTGAATTATAGAGAGGATGTGAAAAGTCAGTGATGGGTGAAGAGGATATTATGGGCATAAGCACAACTCTAGCATAGTTTAGAGACATATGAAGTGGTTTGAGTGTCCCTTTAAGGAACATAGACTTTATCATATGCTGCCTTATATGAAtccatattttattcatttgaactattgaatttcaattaaaatattgttttatagaAGTGTTCCTTGCCAAGCTTATTAGAAGTTGAGATGTTAAGTAAAACCTTGACCAACACACAGGTATACCTGCACATCATTGCCCTAAACACTGCCATTTCCCAAGAGTAATTCTGTTAATGTTTgatgaattaaatgaaattttacaTTGAAACTGTAATCAAAATCTACCCTAATGTCCTTAACTATATTGTAATGTCTTTAGGCCAACTGCTTGAAGCCAACCTGGCTTGAACCCCTACGCTGACTTCCCCATTATCTAACTCCCCTGCTgatctatatattttgtatatacacggttgtttatatattgtcttcccattagaatgtgagcttcttgaaggcaaggactctttttgcttttcattttattcccagtgcttggcccagtgtctggtacatagtgcttaataaatgctttttgacttgttgttagcttccttcctcatcttccttgtGCATTCAACTCTGTTCCTTTGGAAGGAATTATCCCTGTTATGATTGTTTTGCCTCATATTATATTTTCCTTGAATTATTTAGCACCATTAGAGGAGGTATGCCTTATGGCACTGAAATAACCAAATGTTTTAGGTGTGGGTATCAGCACAAGAATACAAGTTTTTTCACTGTAAGATGTGTCACTCGATCTGTGGTTGCCAAAATAATTCTACAATCATGCTTGAGAATAATTTCTAAGGCTAAGCAATGTACTCTCTGATGAACATTCTCAGCACCTAGTGGGTTAATAAGCTTTTAGGAGCTAGGGTGGTCAGCATGAGACTGAAGCATAACATGACTTTGttgaacaaaattcatctagaagactCCTTAGAACCCACAATTTGCCTGCTCAGTCTTCTCATTGCCACCTTCATTTCCTTGTTTCTAAATGTATAGATTGCAGGATTCAAGACAGGAGTAACAACAAAGTCAAGAATGATTAAAAATTTGTCCAGTGACAGTGTGGGGAATGGCCATACATAGACAAAGAAGCatggagtaaaatataagaatacCACTGTGATATGAGCTGACAGTGTGGAAAAAGCCTTGGACAAACCAACTGAAGAGTGATGCCTGACTGTGACCAGGATGAAGATATAGGAAACAATCAACAGGAAGAAGGTGCCCATGGAAATAAGCCCACTACTAGCAGTGACCACATTATCCACTATGTGGGTATCTACACAAGCAAGTTTCGTGACCCGAGGAAAGTCACAGTAAAAGCTATCAACCTTGTTAGGTCCACAAAAAGGCAAGtttataacaaaaacaaactgAGACACAGCATGGATCACCCCAATCACCCAGGCAGCCACTACAAAGCAAATACATGTTTTGGGGCTCAT from Trichosurus vulpecula isolate mTriVul1 chromosome 8, mTriVul1.pri, whole genome shotgun sequence harbors:
- the LOC118829787 gene encoding olfactory receptor 4F6-like, with protein sequence MDGANYSVVTEFVLVGLSVSWEMNIVLFCFFTSFLVGIVLGNLFIVFTVIFDPHLHSPMYFLLANLSLLDLGLSATAVPRMIADVLSTCRIISFPSCMTQIFFIHVMGGTEMVLLIAMAFDRYTAICKPLHYLTIMSPKTCICFVVAAWVIGVIHAVSQFVFVINLPFCGPNKVDSFYCDFPRVTKLACVDTHIVDNVVTASSGLISMGTFFLLIVSYIFILVTVRHHSSVGLSKAFSTLSAHITVVFLYFTPCFFVYVWPFPTLSLDKFLIILDFVVTPVLNPAIYTFRNKEMKVAMRRLSRQIVGSKESSR